One stretch of Macaca nemestrina isolate mMacNem1 chromosome 17, mMacNem.hap1, whole genome shotgun sequence DNA includes these proteins:
- the LOC105472919 gene encoding tektin-1 isoform X2 has translation MALLARTLEEASEQIRMNRSAKYNLEKDLKDKFVALTIDDICFSLNNNSPNIRYSENAVRIEPNSVSLEDWLDFSSTNVEKADKQRNNSLTLKALVDRILSQTANDLRKQCDVVDTAFKNGLKDTKDARDKLAVHLAKVMEEIASQEKNITALEKAILDQEGPAKVAHTRLETRTHRPNVELCRDVAQYRLMKEVQEITHNIARLKETLAQAQSELKGLHRRQLALQEEIQVKENTIYIDEVLCMQMRKSISLRDGEDQGVWAGGLRPDAVC, from the exons ATGGCTCTGCTGGCCCGCACCTTGGAGGAGGCTTCCGAGCAGATTCG GATGAACCGCTCTGCCAAGTACAATCTTGAGAAGGATTTGAAGGACAAGTTTGTGGCCCTGACCATAGATGATATCTGCTTCTCGCTCAACAACAACTCACCAAACATCAGATATTCTGAGAACGCCGTGAGGATTGAGCCAAA CTCCGTGAGTCTGGAAGACTGGTTGGACTTCTCCAGCACCAATGTGGAGAAGGCTGACAAGCAGCGGAACAACTCTCTGACGCTGAAAGCCCTGGTGGATCGAATCCTGTCCCAGACAGCCAATGATCTGCGCAAGCAGTGTGATGTGGTAGACACGGCATTCAAGAATGGGCTGAAGGATACCAAGGATGCCAGGGACAAGCTGGCTGTTCATTTGGCCAAG GTCATGGAAGAGATTGCTTCCCAGGAGAAAAATATTACAGCTCTCGAAAAAGCCATCCTTGACCAAGAAGGGCCAGCCAAGGTGGCTCATACGCGCTTGGAGACCAGGACACACCGGCCGAACGTGGAGCTGTGTCGTGATGTCGCACAGTACAGGCTAATGAAGGAGGTTCAAGAGATCACCCACAACATTGCAAG aTTAAAGGAAACTTTAGCCCAAGCTCAGTCTGAGCTGAAAGGGCTGCATCGCAGACAGCTTGCCCTGCAGGAGGAGATCCAGGTCAAAGAGAACACCATCTATATTGATGAAGTGCTGTGTATGCAGATGAGGAAGTCCATCTCACTTCGGGACGGGGAAGACCAAGGGGTCTGGGCCGGGGGCCTCCGCCCTGATGCTGTCTGCTAA